From one Pan troglodytes isolate AG18354 chromosome 13, NHGRI_mPanTro3-v2.0_pri, whole genome shotgun sequence genomic stretch:
- the INSIG2 gene encoding insulin-induced gene 2 protein, which produces MAEGETESPGPKKCGPYISSVTSQSVNLMIRGVVLFFIGVFLALVLNLLQIQRNVTLFPPDVIASIFSSAWWVPPCCGTASAVIGLLYPCIDRHLGEPHKFKREWSSVMRCVAVFVGINHASAKVDFDNNIQLSLTLAALSIGLWWTFDRSRSGFGLGVGIAFLATVVTQLLVYNGVYQYTSPDFLYVRSWLPCIFFAGGITMGNIGRQLAMYECKVIAEKSHQE; this is translated from the exons atggcagaaggagagacagagTCACCTGGGCCCAAAAAGTGTGGCCCATATATTTCATCTGTCACTAGCCAGAGTGTGAACTTGATGATTCGAGGAGTAGTGCTATTTTTTATTGGAGTATTTCTTGCATTAGTGTTAAATTTACTTCAGATTCAGAGAAATGTGACGCTCTTTCCACCTGATGTGATTGCAAGCATCTTTTCTTCTGCATGGTGGGTACCCCCATGCTGTGGCACGGCTTCAG cTGTGATTGGGTTATTATACCCCTGCATTGACAGACATCTAGGAGAACCACATAAATTTAAAAGAGAGTGGTCCAGTGTAATGCGGTGTGTAGCAGTCTTTGTTGGTATAAATCATGCCAGTGCT AAAGTGGATTTTGATAACAACATACAGTTGTCTCTCACACTGGCTGCACTATCCATTGGACTGTGGTGGACTTTTGATAGATCTAGAAGTGGTTTTGGCCTTGGAGTAGGAATTGCCTTCTTGGCAACTGTGGTCACTCAACTGCTAGTATATAATGGTGTTTATCA ATATACATCTCCAGATTTCCTCTATGTTCGTTCTTGGTTACCATGTATATTTTTTGCTGGAGGCATAACAATGGGAAACATTGGTCGACAACTGGCAATG TACGAATGTAAAGTTATCGCAGAAAAATCTCATCAGGAATGA